One Cryomorphaceae bacterium 1068 DNA window includes the following coding sequences:
- a CDS encoding DUF3857 domain-containing protein — translation MQKILLFLAVLIAGSSVQAQSEGITKAWDLFEQDKLKESRKAFEELLDTPDEASAHLGISLVDAALGKETLFYHYDQFYKTAENSDYYLDALWSFDTGKRTDDEVLFLESIVERSKGTLKAKALQHLGYHYRASAKMNKAKDYFEQIGAIEKWNLVGDFQNISESGFDKDFGVLAHPEAEYEFINKQGAKVKWFDLYSPRYDKWIDFEYHFYTSNSIIYAQNFVQSPTDQKVCFRIGTSGSLKFWLNDELLFQEPAERNNGMDTYVFTGKLLSGNNRLLVQVGSSEIDQSNFLLRITDEEGDNIEGLTVSTKYAAYPKGNSPSETIKSPSVAFFKSEIEKNPDHLENYLILAQHLLSNDKKYEAKKVLLEARKRFPNSSYLLFQMVQLYMRDQNRTALSKSLEELKQNFPDRGLSRNILFDEALEIEDFETSSAILKKIEDDEGETVDVLSKKISLAAGRNENEKILNLAERGYQKYPESYEFVLMKTAIESKVNSNNARAIKVMEKYLKNNYSEEAANELVSLLFDAGEVQDGLKLLDKMVEYNPIAVGFLNTKSLVQYNLRNYTAAERITRECIKICPYVGAYYVRLGEIYSDAGKKSQAIEAYEKAISFDPYDYDTHSAIRLAKGEEDIFMEFEKPDVYEIYENSPSAEENPEDNSMILLDEIQNVIYLNGANEFKRILVAKAFDTEGVESWQNFTIPVYGNQNGRVEKAEVLKSNGQKIEAQQNGADIVFDNLEPGDAIHITYRLQNYYSGKLANQFWDKFYLSYWGPTQKAQYNLLIEGDKDFNYKTENFELEPTVKDLGDNTKLYVWELTDIEKVDYEPNMPSLVDVAKVLHISSIDNWEYVVDWYADLSKTKAKINYEVEETVAEIFADEDPQSEKEKAKLIYDYIVEQIRYSSVSFIQSGLVPQKANDVISRKQGDCKDVSTLFVSMCKAVGVNAHLVLVNSKNNGFNEIVLPGIEFNHCIAKANLDGEDYYLELTDDNLPFGALYPSVNNAFILDITKKEGQPTAAGYLTDPNRLKNSVTRKAIVTFEDDNLVVSRENLKAGTAASRMRNTYENLGEEARIKEMREAVSTDFAEIEFSTLEFISGIDDLSDSVRYHYDFKIPSALTSISGMDIMSVPLTDMITSLNFMSSDDRQSAVELWSAFSFEDYEEVIRIKLPEGKTTQLPEKQILESDYIKYELSAKMDGKDVVVTRKFKLLQDQVPPEDFPAFKEQCRKIIKSDDMKLALN, via the coding sequence ATGCAGAAAATACTATTGTTCCTGGCAGTCTTAATCGCAGGAAGCTCCGTTCAAGCTCAATCTGAAGGTATAACAAAAGCCTGGGATCTTTTCGAACAGGATAAACTCAAAGAATCTCGTAAAGCATTTGAAGAACTGCTTGACACACCTGATGAAGCAAGCGCTCACTTAGGAATTTCTTTGGTGGATGCAGCTCTTGGAAAGGAGACATTATTCTATCACTACGATCAATTTTATAAGACAGCTGAGAACTCTGATTATTATTTGGATGCACTTTGGTCTTTTGACACTGGAAAAAGAACTGACGATGAAGTGCTCTTTTTGGAGTCTATAGTTGAAAGATCCAAAGGAACTTTAAAAGCCAAAGCTCTTCAGCACTTGGGTTATCACTACCGCGCCAGCGCGAAAATGAACAAGGCGAAGGATTACTTTGAACAAATCGGAGCCATCGAAAAGTGGAATCTCGTGGGAGATTTTCAGAATATCTCTGAAAGTGGATTTGATAAAGATTTTGGTGTTTTGGCTCACCCGGAAGCAGAATATGAATTTATCAATAAGCAAGGAGCCAAGGTAAAGTGGTTTGACCTCTACTCCCCTCGATACGACAAATGGATAGATTTTGAATATCACTTCTACACTTCAAACTCAATTATATATGCTCAGAATTTTGTGCAAAGTCCAACAGATCAAAAGGTTTGCTTCAGAATAGGAACATCGGGTTCACTCAAGTTTTGGCTAAATGATGAATTATTATTTCAAGAGCCCGCAGAGCGCAACAATGGAATGGACACCTATGTCTTTACAGGAAAACTCCTGTCAGGAAACAACCGTCTTCTGGTACAAGTAGGATCGAGCGAAATAGATCAATCCAACTTCTTGCTTCGCATCACCGATGAGGAAGGAGATAATATAGAAGGGCTCACGGTAAGCACCAAATACGCGGCTTACCCCAAAGGGAACTCCCCTTCTGAAACGATTAAAAGTCCGTCGGTGGCTTTTTTCAAAAGTGAAATCGAAAAGAACCCCGATCACCTGGAAAACTACTTGATATTGGCTCAGCACCTGCTGTCCAATGACAAAAAGTACGAAGCAAAGAAAGTGCTTCTCGAAGCGCGCAAAAGATTTCCAAACAGCAGCTACCTCTTATTTCAAATGGTGCAGTTGTACATGAGAGATCAAAACAGAACAGCTCTGAGCAAAAGCTTGGAGGAGTTAAAACAAAACTTTCCTGACCGAGGCCTTTCCCGAAATATCCTATTCGATGAAGCATTAGAAATTGAAGACTTTGAGACGAGCAGTGCGATTTTAAAGAAAATTGAAGACGATGAAGGCGAAACCGTAGACGTTCTTTCCAAGAAAATCTCCCTTGCAGCGGGTCGTAATGAAAATGAAAAGATTCTTAATCTGGCAGAGCGCGGATACCAGAAGTACCCGGAGAGTTATGAATTCGTCTTGATGAAGACGGCGATCGAATCAAAGGTGAACAGCAACAATGCCCGTGCTATCAAGGTAATGGAGAAGTACCTCAAAAACAATTATAGCGAAGAGGCGGCAAATGAGCTGGTATCACTCTTGTTCGACGCGGGTGAAGTCCAAGATGGACTGAAGCTTCTCGATAAAATGGTTGAATACAATCCTATCGCGGTAGGTTTCTTAAATACCAAATCATTGGTTCAGTACAATTTGAGAAATTACACAGCAGCCGAGCGCATTACCCGTGAGTGCATTAAAATATGCCCGTACGTAGGCGCGTATTATGTTAGACTAGGAGAAATCTATTCTGATGCCGGCAAGAAAAGTCAAGCCATCGAGGCTTACGAAAAGGCCATTTCTTTCGACCCTTATGATTATGATACTCACTCGGCCATTCGCCTTGCAAAAGGAGAAGAGGATATATTCATGGAATTTGAAAAACCCGATGTCTACGAAATCTATGAGAATTCTCCCTCAGCAGAAGAAAACCCCGAGGACAATTCAATGATCCTTTTGGATGAAATCCAGAATGTGATTTACCTGAACGGAGCGAATGAATTTAAGCGCATTCTCGTGGCAAAAGCTTTCGATACAGAGGGCGTTGAGTCATGGCAAAACTTCACGATACCTGTATACGGCAATCAAAATGGCCGAGTTGAAAAAGCAGAGGTTTTGAAGTCAAACGGGCAAAAAATAGAGGCACAGCAAAATGGTGCTGATATCGTATTTGACAATCTTGAGCCAGGAGATGCGATTCACATTACCTACCGATTGCAGAATTACTACTCCGGTAAACTAGCGAATCAATTTTGGGATAAATTCTACTTGTCTTACTGGGGGCCAACCCAAAAAGCACAATACAATCTGCTGATAGAAGGAGACAAAGACTTTAATTACAAAACGGAAAACTTTGAGCTCGAGCCCACGGTAAAAGACTTGGGAGACAACACCAAGCTCTATGTATGGGAGCTAACTGATATCGAAAAAGTAGACTACGAACCGAACATGCCCTCTTTGGTAGATGTGGCGAAAGTATTGCACATTTCGAGTATCGATAACTGGGAGTACGTGGTAGATTGGTATGCAGATCTTTCTAAAACAAAAGCCAAAATCAATTACGAAGTTGAAGAAACAGTCGCAGAAATTTTTGCCGACGAAGATCCACAAAGCGAAAAAGAAAAGGCCAAACTGATCTATGACTACATCGTCGAGCAAATCCGATACAGCTCGGTTTCCTTCATCCAGTCGGGCTTGGTTCCCCAAAAAGCAAATGACGTAATCAGCAGGAAACAGGGTGATTGCAAAGATGTCTCTACACTCTTCGTTTCAATGTGCAAGGCCGTAGGAGTTAATGCCCATTTGGTTTTGGTTAACTCCAAAAACAACGGATTCAACGAGATCGTCCTTCCCGGAATTGAATTCAATCATTGCATAGCCAAAGCAAATCTGGATGGGGAAGATTACTACCTCGAACTGACCGATGATAATTTGCCTTTTGGAGCATTGTATCCTTCGGTGAACAATGCGTTCATCCTCGACATCACCAAAAAAGAAGGTCAACCAACAGCTGCGGGTTATCTAACTGATCCAAACAGACTTAAAAACAGCGTAACGCGAAAGGCGATCGTGACGTTTGAGGATGACAATCTAGTGGTGAGCAGAGAAAACTTGAAGGCCGGTACTGCTGCATCAAGGATGAGAAATACCTATGAAAACCTGGGTGAAGAAGCTCGAATTAAAGAAATGCGCGAGGCAGTTTCCACGGATTTCGCAGAGATTGAATTCTCGACTTTGGAGTTCATTTCAGGAATTGACGACTTGAGTGATTCCGTTCGCTACCACTATGACTTTAAAATCCCTTCAGCCCTCACTTCCATCAGTGGTATGGATATCATGTCGGTTCCGCTTACAGACATGATTACCAGTCTTAATTTTATGTCTTCTGACGATAGACAAAGCGCTGTAGAACTCTGGTCGGCCTTCTCATTCGAAGATTATGAAGAGGTAATAAGAATAAAATTACCTGAAGGAAAAACGACACAACTTCCGGAGAAACAAATTTTGGAATCGGACTACATCAAGTATGAGCTGAGCGCTAAAATGGATGGAAAGGATGTTGTGGTAACGCGTAAGTTTAAGCTATTGCAAGATCAGGTTCCACCTGAAGATTTCCCTGCATTCAAAGAGCAGTGCCGAAAAATCATCAAGTCCGATGACATGAAGCTTGCCCTTAATTAA